In the genome of Ensifer sp. WSM1721, the window AGAGCGTCGCGAAGACGATCGGATAGTCGCGCTTGACGACCGCGTCATAGCCGAGGCGGCCCAGCCCATCGAGGGAGAAGATATATTCGATGAGCAGCGAGCCGGTGAAAAAGGCGGAGATGAAAGCACCCGGGAAGCCGGCGATGATGATCAACATGGCGTTGCGGAAGACGTGGCCGTAGAGCACCTGCCGCTCTCCAAGCCCCTTGGCCCGCGCCGTGGTGACATATTGCTTCTTGATCTCGTCGATGAAGGAGTTCTTGGTGAGCAGCGTCGTCGTCGCGAAGGCCGAGAGCAGGAGCGTGATCAGCGGCAGCGTCATGTGCCAGAAATAGTCGAGAATCTTCTGGTACCAGGGAAGCTCGTGGAAATTATCGGAGACGAGGCCGCGCAAGGGGAACCAGTCGAAGAAGGACCCACCGGCAAAAAGCACGATCAGGAGAATGCCGAAGAGGAAGCTCGGCACCGCGTAGCCGACGATGATGACGCCGGAGGTCCACACGTCGAAGGTCGAGCCATCCGACACCGCCTTCTTGATGCCGAGCGGGATTGAGATCGCGTAGGAAAAGATGAGAATCCAGATTCCGAGCGAGATCGACACCGGCATCTTCTCAATGATGAGGTCGATGACGGACGTGTTGCGGAAGAAGCTCTCGCCGAAATCGAAGCGGGCATAGTTCCACATCATCGTGACGAAGCGCTCGAGCGGCGGCTTGTCGAAACCGAATTGCTTCTCGAGCTTGGCGATGAATTCCGGATCGAGGCCTTGCGCGCCGCGATACTGGCCGCCCTCGCCGCCCCCCTGCACGAGATCGCCACCAGTACCGGACAGCCTGTCGGACCCGGCGGCATTGGTGAGATCGGCGATCACCTGTTCGACCGGGCCGCCCGGCGCGAACTGCACGACGGCAAAGGAGATGGCCATGATCCCGATGATCGTCGGGATCATTAGGAGCAGCCGGCGCAGGATATAGGCACCCATCAGGCGAACCTCTGGATCGACGTGTTGCCGGCGAACCGGACCCGCGAAGCGTCGGCATGCCCTCTATGATGTTTCAATCCCTGCATCTCCCGTCGGCTGCGGCCTCGGCGGAGCCTTTCCTGCTTCCTGATTCGTCTTCCCGCATTTGGAATCGAGACGTCGCCTAAGCGCAAGGGCTTCATTTGCCCCCCGCCTTCGTCGACCACCATATCGTTGGAAATCCGGTGGAATACTGAGGCAATGTCTCTGGCCGGACGATGGTATTCCAATAGGCGAGGCGACCATATCGGGCAGTGTAACTCGGAACGACGAGCTGATAAGCAAGGAGCACGCGATCGAGAGCCTTCGTTGCGGCAACGAGGTCGTCGCGGTCCTTGGCGAAGATGACTTTGTCGATCAGGGCATCGATTCCCGGTTCACTGATACCTGAATAGTTCTGTGAGCCCTCGCGCTTCGCGGCCTCTGAACCCCAGTACTCGGCTTGCTCGTTGCCAGGGTGAATCGATTGTCCCCAGCCAAGATAGAGGACG includes:
- a CDS encoding microcin C ABC transporter permease YejB, translated to MGAYILRRLLLMIPTIIGIMAISFAVVQFAPGGPVEQVIADLTNAAGSDRLSGTGGDLVQGGGEGGQYRGAQGLDPEFIAKLEKQFGFDKPPLERFVTMMWNYARFDFGESFFRNTSVIDLIIEKMPVSISLGIWILIFSYAISIPLGIKKAVSDGSTFDVWTSGVIIVGYAVPSFLFGILLIVLFAGGSFFDWFPLRGLVSDNFHELPWYQKILDYFWHMTLPLITLLLSAFATTTLLTKNSFIDEIKKQYVTTARAKGLGERQVLYGHVFRNAMLIIIAGFPGAFISAFFTGSLLIEYIFSLDGLGRLGYDAVVKRDYPIVFATLYIYSLMGLVVSLMSDLIYTWVDPRIDFERRDV